A genome region from Frankineae bacterium MT45 includes the following:
- a CDS encoding DNA (cytosine-5)-methyltransferase 1 (manually curated) yields the protein MPDPSHHVLSRRHRSAHAGLAPTQPARTRGIARPTNAAPAKGRRPPTRRTSRGRSRLQVADLFAGMGGFHLAFHRAGAQVVFAAENDPAARQTYEANFAPLTPELFNGSQFATDVRAVDLDSVPAFDVLCAGFPCQPFSLVGKRRGFDDPRGTLFFEIVRFLEAKRPRAFFLENVRGLLSHDKGRTIKVIERSLTKQLGYSFHLRVVKAYEFGLPQLRARAFMVGFADPMTPFAFPEPVPLEMSMDDVFGGSCHRAIGRTIMASGRGQRYGRPHAWDAYLVDGSVRRVGVHEALQMQGFPADFKFPVPEREAMKQLGNSVAVPAVEATARAIVTSLGTARSEPKLTPPKRMLTNS from the coding sequence ATGCCTGACCCGTCCCACCATGTCTTATCACGAAGACACCGCTCGGCGCACGCGGGGCTGGCGCCGACGCAGCCGGCCAGGACCCGTGGCATTGCGCGCCCGACCAATGCGGCTCCTGCTAAGGGCCGGCGGCCACCCACTCGCCGGACGAGTCGGGGCCGCTCCCGACTCCAAGTGGCGGATCTGTTCGCCGGCATGGGTGGTTTCCACCTCGCGTTTCACCGAGCCGGTGCGCAGGTCGTGTTTGCCGCGGAGAACGATCCTGCCGCTCGGCAGACGTACGAGGCGAACTTTGCGCCACTGACGCCGGAGCTCTTCAACGGCAGCCAGTTCGCGACCGACGTCCGGGCTGTCGACCTCGACTCGGTTCCCGCCTTCGACGTGCTGTGCGCAGGTTTTCCGTGCCAGCCCTTCAGCCTGGTAGGCAAGCGGCGCGGCTTCGATGACCCTCGGGGCACGCTGTTCTTCGAGATTGTCCGATTCTTGGAAGCCAAGCGACCTCGGGCCTTCTTTCTGGAGAACGTGCGGGGGCTGCTGAGCCACGACAAGGGCCGGACGATCAAGGTCATCGAACGGTCCCTGACCAAGCAGCTGGGGTACTCGTTTCACCTCCGGGTCGTGAAGGCTTACGAGTTCGGGCTGCCGCAGCTTCGAGCTCGGGCGTTCATGGTCGGTTTCGCTGACCCGATGACGCCGTTCGCGTTCCCCGAGCCCGTCCCGCTGGAGATGAGCATGGACGACGTCTTCGGCGGGTCCTGCCATCGGGCGATCGGCCGCACCATCATGGCGTCAGGTCGGGGACAACGCTATGGCCGGCCGCACGCCTGGGATGCTTATCTGGTCGACGGGTCGGTCCGCCGCGTCGGAGTCCATGAGGCCCTGCAGATGCAGGGCTTTCCGGCGGACTTCAAGTTCCCGGTACCTGAACGCGAAGCGATGAAGCAGCTCGGCAACTCGGTAGCAGTACCAGCGGTCGAAGCGACTGCCCGCGCCATCGTCACGAGTCTAGGCACGGCCCGGTCCGAGCCCAAGCTGACGCCTCCGAAAAGAATGCTCACCAACTCGTAG